One window of the Granulicella arctica genome contains the following:
- the hemL gene encoding glutamate-1-semialdehyde 2,1-aminomutase — protein MSRILTRSRQLQQRAESFLPGGVDSPVRAFRAVGGDPPFVTHAEGAYLWDADGNKYLDFFGSWGPMILGHAFASVVEAVREAAGRGTSFGASTAAEADLAELVTRCFPSIERLRFVSSGTEACMSAVRLARGFTGRNFVIKFEGCYHGHSDAMLVKAGSGVATFGIPGSAGVPAETAMHTLALPYNDLAAVAAAFDGHPGDIACVIVEPVVGNAGTIVPGAGYLQGLRELCTNHGALLILDEVMTGFRLSLGGAQELYSVTPDLTTLGKIIGGGLPCGAFGGRADVMEFLAPLGPVYQAGTLSGNPLAMAAGIATVGYLLEHPSIYAELEATTAAIADGVLAIAQELGVPMVMNRVGSMFTWFFTDRSVENFGDAATSDTAAFAKFHRAMLDAGVWLPPSQYEAAFVGMQHGAAEVEMTLAAARGALVG, from the coding sequence ATGTCTCGTATTCTGACTCGCTCCCGCCAGTTGCAGCAACGTGCCGAATCCTTTCTTCCTGGAGGCGTTGATTCGCCTGTGCGGGCGTTCCGTGCCGTGGGCGGCGATCCGCCGTTTGTGACGCATGCGGAGGGCGCTTATCTCTGGGACGCGGATGGTAACAAGTATCTCGATTTCTTTGGCTCGTGGGGGCCGATGATTCTCGGCCATGCCTTTGCTTCGGTGGTCGAGGCGGTGCGCGAGGCGGCTGGTAGGGGAACAAGCTTCGGAGCTTCGACTGCGGCCGAGGCTGACCTGGCGGAGTTGGTCACGCGGTGCTTTCCGTCGATCGAGCGGCTTCGATTTGTCAGCTCTGGCACGGAAGCCTGCATGTCGGCGGTGCGGCTGGCGCGCGGGTTTACCGGGCGAAACTTCGTGATTAAGTTCGAGGGTTGTTATCACGGACATTCGGACGCGATGCTGGTGAAGGCTGGAAGCGGCGTTGCGACCTTCGGCATTCCGGGTTCGGCTGGTGTTCCAGCAGAGACGGCGATGCACACGCTGGCGCTGCCCTATAACGATCTAGCTGCGGTTGCGGCGGCGTTTGACGGTCATCCGGGCGACATTGCCTGCGTGATCGTTGAGCCGGTTGTGGGGAATGCGGGAACGATTGTTCCGGGCGCGGGTTATCTGCAGGGCTTACGCGAACTTTGCACGAATCATGGCGCACTGCTCATTCTGGATGAGGTGATGACGGGCTTTCGGCTGTCGCTTGGTGGAGCGCAGGAGCTTTACAGCGTGACGCCCGACCTGACGACGCTGGGCAAGATTATCGGCGGCGGTTTACCGTGCGGTGCATTCGGCGGACGGGCCGACGTGATGGAGTTCCTCGCTCCCCTGGGGCCGGTGTATCAGGCTGGAACGTTGAGCGGCAATCCACTGGCGATGGCTGCGGGGATCGCGACGGTCGGCTATCTGTTGGAACATCCCTCGATCTATGCGGAGCTTGAGGCTACGACTGCGGCGATTGCAGACGGCGTTCTGGCGATTGCTCAGGAACTCGGCGTCCCGATGGTGATGAATCGGGTCGGGTCGATGTTCACCTGGTTCTTTACGGATCGATCGGTCGAGAACTTTGGCGACGCGGCTACTTCGGATACGGCGGCGTTTGCGAAGTTTCATCGGGCGATGCTGGATGCTGGTGTGTGGCTGCCGCCGAGTCAGTATGAGGCGGCGTTTGTCGGCATGCAGCATGGAGCGGCTGAGGTGGAGATGACGCTGGCGGCGGCGCGGGGAGCGCTGGTTGGGTAA
- a CDS encoding cupin domain-containing protein produces MNPDRSSESGVFQLREIAAQFPEHAETMLLDTRLTDEPEASSRVFRVYRPAPAHYHATCDEYLVVLSGRAMFFLGDGAPFEVGVGQMIFFKRGTVHGMPEVLEGPFVVVAVDTPRRDPADVIFVNPADGTAATFIESRKLY; encoded by the coding sequence ATGAACCCTGATCGTTCGAGTGAGAGCGGCGTGTTCCAACTCCGCGAGATCGCCGCACAGTTTCCAGAGCATGCTGAGACGATGCTGCTCGATACGCGGCTGACGGATGAGCCTGAGGCGAGCTCACGAGTCTTTCGCGTCTATCGGCCCGCCCCGGCTCACTATCATGCGACCTGCGACGAATATCTCGTCGTGCTCTCGGGACGGGCAATGTTTTTTCTAGGAGACGGAGCGCCATTCGAGGTTGGGGTTGGACAGATGATCTTCTTCAAGCGCGGTACCGTTCATGGGATGCCAGAGGTGCTGGAAGGACCGTTTGTGGTCGTGGCGGTCGATACGCCGCGGCGGGATCCGGCGGATGTGATCTTCGTCAATCCTGCGGACGGCACGGCGGCGACCTTTATCGAGAGCCGCAAGCTGTATTAG
- the purM gene encoding phosphoribosylformylglycinamidine cyclo-ligase: MSYADAGVDITSGDRAKQRIKMLARKTFNKNVLSEIGGFGGLFALDLAKYPDPVLVSSADGVGTKLKVAFELGIHHTVGADLVNHCVNDIAVQGATPLFFLDYLATGALEGNVVETVVQGISEACRANGCALVGGETAQMPGFYNAGEYDLAGFIVGAVSRDKIITGSNIQIGDVLLGLPSNGLHTNGYSLARKLLFDVAKYTPDQYINELKDKTGAALMRTHRSYLGVIKKLTGADVVSGMAHITGGGITENLPRILPKGMAAQIDLASWTVPPLFEHLQQLGNVARDEMLRTFNMGIGLIAVIPAEKVKKVKAILNRANERHSIIGRITRGDRKVSYT; encoded by the coding sequence ATCAGCTACGCCGACGCCGGCGTGGACATCACCAGTGGCGACCGAGCGAAGCAGCGCATCAAGATGCTCGCCCGCAAAACCTTTAATAAAAACGTTTTGTCCGAGATCGGCGGCTTCGGCGGTCTCTTTGCCCTCGACCTCGCCAAATACCCCGATCCCGTCCTCGTCTCCTCGGCCGACGGCGTCGGCACCAAGCTCAAGGTCGCCTTCGAACTGGGCATCCATCACACCGTAGGCGCGGACCTCGTCAACCACTGCGTCAACGACATCGCCGTTCAGGGGGCGACACCTCTCTTCTTTCTCGACTACCTCGCTACGGGCGCGCTCGAGGGCAATGTCGTCGAGACCGTCGTGCAGGGAATCAGCGAGGCCTGCCGTGCCAACGGCTGCGCCCTCGTCGGCGGCGAGACCGCCCAGATGCCCGGCTTCTACAACGCCGGCGAGTATGACTTGGCCGGCTTCATCGTCGGTGCCGTCAGCCGCGACAAGATCATCACCGGCAGCAATATCCAGATCGGCGACGTTCTCCTCGGCCTGCCATCGAACGGCCTGCACACCAATGGCTATTCACTCGCCCGCAAGCTCCTCTTCGATGTCGCAAAGTACACGCCCGACCAGTACATCAACGAGCTGAAGGACAAGACCGGCGCGGCCCTCATGCGTACCCACCGCAGCTATCTCGGCGTCATCAAGAAGCTCACCGGAGCCGACGTCGTCAGCGGCATGGCTCACATCACCGGCGGCGGCATCACCGAGAACCTGCCGCGCATTCTGCCCAAAGGCATGGCCGCTCAGATCGATCTTGCCTCGTGGACGGTTCCGCCCCTCTTCGAACACCTTCAGCAACTGGGCAACGTCGCTCGGGACGAGATGCTGCGCACCTTCAACATGGGCATCGGCCTCATCGCCGTCATCCCCGCCGAGAAGGTCAAGAAGGTGAAAGCAATCCTCAACCGAGCCAACGAGCGCCACTCCATCATCGGTCGCATCACCCGCGGAGACCGCAAGGTCAGCTACACCTAG
- the purN gene encoding phosphoribosylglycinamide formyltransferase codes for MKRIGILLSGRGSNFLAIAEAIRLQRLRGAEIAVVLSNKEDAPGLAAARKLGIPAFAIPSAGRKRAQHDTEMIARLRQHRVDLVCLAGYMRIISPAFVEAFPERILNVHPSLLPAFPGLDAQKQALEFGVQVAGCTVHFVDEAVDHGVIILQRGVPVNDDDNPDTLAARILEQEHQAYPEAIGRVLSGEFCIRNRRYTRLDC; via the coding sequence ATGAAGCGTATCGGCATTCTCCTCTCCGGCAGAGGCTCGAACTTCCTTGCCATCGCCGAAGCCATTCGCCTCCAGCGTCTTCGCGGAGCCGAGATCGCCGTCGTCCTCTCCAATAAGGAAGACGCGCCCGGCCTCGCAGCCGCCCGCAAGCTCGGCATCCCAGCGTTCGCCATTCCATCCGCCGGCAGGAAACGCGCTCAACATGACACCGAGATGATTGCGCGCCTTCGCCAGCATCGCGTCGACCTTGTCTGCCTCGCTGGCTATATGCGCATCATCTCGCCAGCCTTTGTCGAGGCGTTCCCGGAGCGCATACTCAACGTCCACCCATCGCTGCTACCCGCGTTTCCCGGTCTCGACGCACAGAAGCAGGCGCTTGAATTTGGCGTGCAGGTAGCAGGATGCACGGTCCACTTTGTCGATGAAGCCGTCGATCACGGCGTGATCATTCTGCAGCGCGGAGTTCCAGTGAATGACGACGACAACCCCGACACTCTAGCCGCCCGCATCCTCGAGCAGGAGCATCAGGCCTACCCGGAGGCAATCGGCCGCGTGCTCAGCGGCGAGTTCTGCATCCGAAATCGACGCTATACCCGCCTCGACTGCTAG
- a CDS encoding site-2 protease family protein, whose amino-acid sequence MSLSQPLVIAASSRVCPVCQADLRAGDLACPRCQTLVHRERLDAISKSALELERGGRRDDARELWRSALPLLPRGSTQADWIRQHVLELDGQATQMEKIAEQDQPKQKVDWRKRLGPLAPGLLVLAKLKTFFFILLKLKFLLSFALFLGVYWTLFGPWFGAGFAIQILIHEMGHVFAVKKNGLKADLPVFLPGFGAYVRWQGFDISVDTRAEIALAGPLFGLLAAAGCMGIYLYTKMPVFAALAHAGAWLNLINLIPVWMLDGGQAAHALSRLQRGLLLAACIVFYALTDQKVFLLVAAGMAYRLFTKDVPEQPSTRTMVFYMVLLFVLGALLKVIPMQPGGAF is encoded by the coding sequence ATGAGCCTCTCTCAACCTTTGGTGATTGCTGCTTCTTCGCGGGTCTGCCCGGTGTGCCAGGCGGATCTGCGGGCCGGCGACCTGGCTTGCCCGCGTTGCCAGACGCTCGTTCATCGCGAGCGGCTCGACGCTATTTCGAAGAGTGCGCTGGAGCTTGAGCGAGGTGGTCGTCGGGACGACGCGCGTGAGCTCTGGCGGTCTGCGCTGCCGCTGCTGCCGCGTGGATCGACGCAGGCGGATTGGATTCGGCAGCATGTGCTGGAGCTTGACGGTCAGGCTACGCAGATGGAGAAGATCGCGGAGCAAGATCAGCCGAAGCAGAAGGTGGACTGGCGGAAGAGATTGGGCCCGCTCGCGCCCGGATTGCTGGTGCTGGCGAAGCTGAAGACGTTCTTCTTCATCCTGCTGAAGCTGAAGTTCCTGCTGAGTTTCGCGCTTTTTCTTGGGGTGTACTGGACCCTGTTCGGGCCCTGGTTCGGTGCGGGCTTCGCTATACAGATTCTGATCCATGAGATGGGCCATGTCTTCGCCGTGAAGAAGAATGGTTTGAAGGCGGATCTGCCGGTGTTTCTGCCGGGTTTCGGGGCGTACGTGCGGTGGCAGGGCTTCGATATTTCGGTCGACACGCGGGCGGAGATCGCGCTCGCCGGTCCGCTGTTTGGGCTGCTGGCAGCGGCTGGATGTATGGGGATTTATCTCTATACGAAGATGCCGGTCTTTGCGGCGCTGGCCCATGCGGGAGCGTGGCTGAACCTGATCAACCTGATCCCGGTATGGATGCTCGACGGCGGACAGGCGGCCCACGCGTTGAGCCGTTTGCAGCGAGGATTACTGCTGGCGGCCTGCATCGTCTTCTATGCGCTTACAGACCAGAAGGTGTTCTTACTGGTCGCGGCGGGCATGGCCTACCGGCTCTTCACGAAGGATGTGCCGGAGCAGCCAAGCACGCGGACGATGGTGTTCTACATGGTGCTGCTGTTTGTGCTGGGAGCGCTGTTGAAGGTGATTCCGATGCAGCCGGGCGGGGCATTTTAG